ATGTTCATCCCGCCCAGCTGGGTCTTCGAGGTCTGCCGGCGGTATCCGCAGCTGCTCCCCGGCCCGTCCATCAACCCGCACCGGGCGGACGCGATGGAGCGACTGGAGGAGTGCATCGAGGGCGGGGCCGTGCTCATCAAGTGGCTTCCCGCCACGCACGGCATCGACCCGGCCGATCCGTCGCTCGCCCCGTTCTACCGGCGCCTGGCGGAAACGGGCATCCCCATCCTCGTCCACTCGGGTGGGTCCGAAAACACCTTCGCGGAGGTGAACCCCGCGCTCAAGGACCTGCGCCGCATCCTCCTGCCGCTGCGCCTGGGGGTGCGGATGATCGTGGCGCACTGCGGCGTGCCCGTCACCTACGCCGGCGATTTCGACCAGGTGCCGCTACTGCGGACGATGCTGGGGGAGTTCCCCCACCTGTGGATCGACAACTCGGGGATGGCCAACCCCCCACGCTTCGCGCACCTTCCCCGCTTCGCGCGTGACCCGGACTTCGCCCCGCGGATGCTGCACGGAAGCGACTTCCCCGTGCCCTCCAATGCGTTCTGGTACGCCCGCCAGCTGGGCGCCCGGCGCGCGATGGCGCTGGACCGCATCCGCAACCGAATGCAGCGCGACATCGAGATGAAGCGCGCCCTCGGCTATTCCGACGCCACCCTCACCCGGCCGGCGCAGGCCCTGGCGAACCTGGATCGTTGGGGAGTTGGGCGTCAGTCTTCCGCCTGATCTGAGGACGATGCATTATTGCCCACTCACTCCTGCATATGCCCGGATAACCGCTAATGGCCGACCCGTCCCTTCTGCTCAAAATCAAAGTCGAGGATCTGCTTTCCTACGGCTTTCCGGGAGCGTGGATCAGCTTGGAGAGGCTGAACGTGTTGATCGGGCCCAACGCGTCCGGAAAGTCCAATCTGTTGGAAGCACTCGCCGTGCTCCGTGCCGCGACTACCGACCTTCCGGGAGCGCTTCGTGACGGCGGCGGTATGTCGGAATATTTACACAAAGGCGCAAGCAATTCGACTGGGGCCACACTCCAAGTAATCGTAGCGAATTCCACGTCCGCGGCTCATCCGGTTCTGCACTACTTTCTTGGCGTTTGGAATGCGAACGGTCGGGCAGCGGTGTCGGGCGAGCACATCGAGGTCAACCCGCCCGCTGAGGATGGAATCGGGGAGCCACTCTATCGCTTCGACGGGATGGATTCGGTAATTCGAGCCGCATTGGGACCTATTCCGACCCTCGTGCCAACCGGAGATCAGTTTCGGCGCGATCAATCCATTCTTGCGCAGAGACGTGACCCAACCGTGTATCCGGAGGTGACGTACCTCGCTGAGCAGTTCAGCCGTATCCAGCTCTTTCCGGGGGCAGACGTTGGCCGAGGCTCCGCAGTTCGCCGCCCGCAGCCAACGGACTTACCCAACGAGTTTCTCTTGCCCGATGCAAGCAATCTCGGGCTGATCTTGCACGACCTCAGCCAAACTTCCGCCAGACGCGACGAAGTGAGCGCGTACCTGCGTAAGTTCTACGAGAACGCGCGGCACGTCACGACCAAGATCACGGGCGGAACGCTCCAACTCTACATCGAGGAGGAAGGCGGGAAGCTGATCCCAGCCACTCGGCTGTCGGATGGTACCCTGCGGTACCTTTGCCTGCTCGCAATCCTCCTGCATCCGAACCCGCCACCGGTGATCGGGATTGAGGAGCCGGAGTTGGGACTCCATCCGGACATCCTGCCGACGATCGCGGAACTGCTGCGGAAGGCATCGGACCGGACGCAGCTGTTCGTGACAACACATTCTGATACGCTCGTCTCGGCCCTCTCTGGCACGCCGGAGTGCATCCTGGTCTGCGAGAGCACGCCCGATGGGACGACGATGAAGCGGTTGGAGGCGGAGCCCCTGCGCGAGTGGCTGGAGAAGTACTCTCTCGGCGAGATCTGGCGGATGGGAGAGATCGGGGGGAACCGCTGGTGAACGAGATTCGGATCTACGTGGAAGGGGGCGGCGGAAAAGACAGCAAGGCCTGGCTTCGCGCCGCGTTCACCCAGTTCCTGAACAAGGTGCGTGAGGATGGGAACCGATCAAGGGCCACCTTGCGCGTGGTGATGTGTGGCTCGCGACAGGAAACCTACGAGGCGTTCCGACTAGGAACTCGCGATCACGCAGGAGCCGCCGTTCTCCTGCTCGTCGATGCGGAGGGCCCAGTCGGTGGCACGGAGCGCGAGCACTTGGCTGCGCAGGATCGCTGGGATCTCACATTCGCCCACGACGATTCCATCCACCTGATGACGCAGTTGATGGAATCGTGGTTCATCGCTGATCCAGCCGCCCTGGCGCGGTTCTACGGGCAGGGCTTCGCCGCTGCGTCCATCCCCAAGCGCAAGAACGTCGAGGAGATCCCGAAGACAGACGTGGAAAAGGCGCTCAAGGACGCCACACGCAACACGAAGCCGGGCCCCTATCACAAGACGCGGCACGCCCCGAAGATCCTCGAAAACCTGGATCCCGCCACCGTCCGGGCACGCGCACAGCGGTGCGAACGCCTGCTCCAGTACCTCGCAGCGACGGCCGATTGAACCCCGCCGCTCGCCCCCGCCGCGGACAGCCGCTAGATTCTCGCGTGGATCAAGTGCCTCGAGCGAGAAAAATGATGCTGCAGACCATTCTCGACAACGTAACCGACGGCGTGCTGGTGCTGGACGCGGATTGGCGCATCACCGAAGCCAACCGCCGCGCCGAAACCCTCTTCCGCCGCCGCCGCGCCGACCTGGTCGGGCGGCTGGTGTGGGAAGCACTTCCCGACGTCGCGGGCACGCGCTTCGAGAGCGAGGTGCGCGCGGCGCGCGAGCAGGGGCTGGTGCGCATCGTCGAGCACTTCTACCCCTCGCTGTACGTGTGGCACAAGGTGCGCGCAGCGCCCTCCGACGAGGGGCACATCCTTCTGCTCTTCAGCGACATCACCGAAATCGCCCGGCGGCAGCACGGCGAGGCGGTGCGCGAAGCGGTGCGCAGCATCGTGCGGCAGGCGCCCATCGCCATCAGCATCGTCCGCGGGCCGGAGCACCGGTTCGAGGTCGTGAACGAGATGGGCCTTCGCCTGATCGGCGACCGTGAGGTCGAAGGCCGCACCGTGCGCGACGCCTTTCCGGAGCTGGAGGGCCAGGGCTTCTTCGAGCTGCTGGACCAGGTGTACGCCACCGGCCAGCCCTTCGAAGGCCACGAGATGCCCGTGGAGTTCGATCCCACGGGCACCGGCGAACGGGTGAAGGGGTGCTTCAACGTCATCTACCAGCCCCTGTTCGAGGCCGATGGCCGCGTGTCCGGCATCCTCAGCCTGAGCGTGGACGTAACGGACCTCGTGGCCGAGCGGTCGCAGATGCAGCGGGCGGCGGCCGAGCACAGGGCCATCCTGGCGCAGCTGCTGGAAGGCGTGA
This Longimicrobium sp. DNA region includes the following protein-coding sequences:
- a CDS encoding amidohydrolase family protein — translated: MSESPRIDIHVHLAGVGTNGSGCWVSPTFMRRMSFRLLKLRHGINARQMRESADADWAADVADRVRRSELTHAVVLGFDGVYGRAGALDRARSQMFIPPSWVFEVCRRYPQLLPGPSINPHRADAMERLEECIEGGAVLIKWLPATHGIDPADPSLAPFYRRLAETGIPILVHSGGSENTFAEVNPALKDLRRILLPLRLGVRMIVAHCGVPVTYAGDFDQVPLLRTMLGEFPHLWIDNSGMANPPRFAHLPRFARDPDFAPRMLHGSDFPVPSNAFWYARQLGARRAMALDRIRNRMQRDIEMKRALGYSDATLTRPAQALANLDRWGVGRQSSA
- a CDS encoding AAA family ATPase, coding for MADPSLLLKIKVEDLLSYGFPGAWISLERLNVLIGPNASGKSNLLEALAVLRAATTDLPGALRDGGGMSEYLHKGASNSTGATLQVIVANSTSAAHPVLHYFLGVWNANGRAAVSGEHIEVNPPAEDGIGEPLYRFDGMDSVIRAALGPIPTLVPTGDQFRRDQSILAQRRDPTVYPEVTYLAEQFSRIQLFPGADVGRGSAVRRPQPTDLPNEFLLPDASNLGLILHDLSQTSARRDEVSAYLRKFYENARHVTTKITGGTLQLYIEEEGGKLIPATRLSDGTLRYLCLLAILLHPNPPPVIGIEEPELGLHPDILPTIAELLRKASDRTQLFVTTHSDTLVSALSGTPECILVCESTPDGTTMKRLEAEPLREWLEKYSLGEIWRMGEIGGNRW
- a CDS encoding DUF4276 family protein, translated to MNEIRIYVEGGGGKDSKAWLRAAFTQFLNKVREDGNRSRATLRVVMCGSRQETYEAFRLGTRDHAGAAVLLLVDAEGPVGGTEREHLAAQDRWDLTFAHDDSIHLMTQLMESWFIADPAALARFYGQGFAAASIPKRKNVEEIPKTDVEKALKDATRNTKPGPYHKTRHAPKILENLDPATVRARAQRCERLLQYLAATAD
- a CDS encoding PAS domain-containing protein — translated: MMLQTILDNVTDGVLVLDADWRITEANRRAETLFRRRRADLVGRLVWEALPDVAGTRFESEVRAAREQGLVRIVEHFYPSLYVWHKVRAAPSDEGHILLLFSDITEIARRQHGEAVREAVRSIVRQAPIAISIVRGPEHRFEVVNEMGLRLIGDREVEGRTVRDAFPELEGQGFFELLDQVYATGQPFEGHEMPVEFDPTGTGERVKGCFNVIYQPLFEADGRVSGILSLSVDVTDLVAERSQMQRAAAEHRAILAQLLEGVIVTDAEGRIRFVNEAAERMHGTVRLDVAPDAYTREYHLLREDGSEYPPQELPLSRAALNDEVVTNERWLVRRVDGTEARL